A window of Cyanobacteriota bacterium genomic DNA:
GCTGCTGAATTGGCAACGGTCTATACCATTCGCAGCCGAGATGCCATCAAAAATGTATTCGCTGACCTATTTGGCTTGATAGCTTTTGCGATCGTTATCACCAACAACCGACGGTCGATCGCCGTCTTCCAGTCCTTCTTCAGCAGAATTGTCTACGGACTGAGTGATAGCGCCAAGGCCTTCATCCTCATTTTGTTGACCGATGTCT
This region includes:
- a CDS encoding proton extrusion protein PcxA (involved in light-induced Na+-dependent proton extrusion), yielding AAELATVYTIRSRDAIKNVFADLFGLIAFAIVITNNRRSIAVFQSFFSRIVYGLSDSAKAFILILLTDVFVGFHSPHGWEVLLEGACRHLGLPANREFIFIFIATFPVILDTIFKYWIFRYLNRISPSAVATYRTMNE